In one Penaeus monodon isolate SGIC_2016 chromosome 20, NSTDA_Pmon_1, whole genome shotgun sequence genomic region, the following are encoded:
- the LOC119586066 gene encoding C-type lectin-like (The sequence of the model RefSeq protein was modified relative to this genomic sequence to represent the inferred CDS: added 21 bases not found in genome assembly) encodes MANAKLLPLCLALLAALTVSSTEVSSPTEASSFCSTPFDPVGGKCILVDIFESVTWMEAVYLCEKFEAELVTLESPNFFGELLDYLYFKELSGHDYWVGANDTETEGEWAWLNGTPVRMGTPLWALYRYSSSDYEQEPTSSGSSGGDCAFMDKSRFLYLDDGECESTKAAICQLPAGASASAGKPRRLPERKAEQP; translated from the exons ATGGCGAACGCGAAGCTCCTGCCCCTTTGCCTCGCGCTGCTGGCGGCGCTGACAG TTTCCTCAACGGAAGTTTCCTCTCCGACGGAAGCCTCTTCCTTTTGCTCCACGCCCTTCGACCCCGTGGGCGGCAAGTGCATCCTGGTGGACATCTTCGAGTCGGTGACGTGGATGGAGGCCGTGTACCTGTGCGAGAAGTTCGAGGCCGAGCTAGTCACACTTGAGAGTCCGAACTTCTTTGGGGAACTTCTGGATTATTTGTATTTCAAAG AACTGAGTGGCCATGACTACTGGGTGGGCGCCAACGACACCGAGACGGAGGGAGAGTGGGCGTGGCTGAATGGGACGCCCGTGAGAATGGGCACGCCTCTGTGGGCGCTGTACCGTTACAGTAGCAGTGACTATGAACAG GAGCCGACCTCAAGCGGCAGCAGCGGCGGCGACTGCGCCTTCATGGACAAGTCCCGCTTCCTGTACCTGGACGACGGCGAATGCGAGAGCACGAAGGCCGCCATCTGCCAGCTGCCTGCCGGGGCCTCCGCGTCCGCCGGGAAGCCTCGGCGTCTGCCCGAG